The genome window cgttataaaagactacgacggcaagccctaatgcggtaatttattactaataacgaggtaattaatactttttatatagtaaaaaagaaagctaatttcgagctagcggttaaactacgtaaggaaggcgtaattataactactaaaaagccgtatgagggattagatcttatcgaaataaatactctttacgatcgaggggtctatcgatttatcctatataacttagaaaaatatataaacctctatatatttaaattacgaatagttcgtaagattaaagggaaaagaataccctagccgtacgagaagtctagatacgtaatttaggggtacggcgacgttaaaaaggcgacgctacttatataattgcccactatatagcgctataactaataattaataatagtactaatagtatcgctacggaagaagggatacgagatttagagccgtgatattacctaggcttatacctaattagctatagggcttataaagagaatcctagcctatttactaaaaaaaatggctagtaaatacttagaaagtacgattattaaagtgcttaagctactatataggctcgcagaattaggtacttattaatgggctacttactacgatttttatattaattaattattaatagttacctttacgtacgacccgtgcctattagttatagagcacgaaggcgactaatttaggatcgttagaatatagactaacgatatattaagcctatttaatattaactttataaagaaagaggataaagagctctaaaaagcgggcttcgtaataaagctaaaagaggtctttataataaatacccccttagtatttaatagcgggatttttataattaaaggggaaaccgtcgttttttaataaaaggggtagggcgagaagattaacctcgtcgatttaaatataactaacgttaagaagtagtataaagctaagctcgcgcgaggggtatatattataagtatttattagcccgaggcgacttttaattacgccaaggtagtataggctatagatTTAACTGAACGAGatatcgaggtacttaataagcggcttaaataataataaacgaatctcgatcgaggtctcgtttattacctaatcgaccttacgattagtaagctctacgtcttcgttaataggttatttacgaataataacgaccttacttcgtaattagggtatattattatcctagttaacgagagtatgggcgagagcgaatttactatatacggtaatataatttactacttattaattaaaaataagcaggtaataagaagtatattagtattagaagtttatagtatagttaacggcgttaacttctcttatacgattttaacgacgctaaagaagattactgatcgaattagccttctacttattttaatagttatttatataaattcttatttattatacgaatgcctcgttaaattaagaacgacgaaggaaaagaggcttataattaatattatagcccttaagtagttatataaaaggcgcgagatactcgagatccgttagattaataataaaaataacctcgtaaacgcttttataaaagtagtactaaataagggattagagtaattcgtaggtaataaaagagttattatataaatagagggataggttatataaaaagagtagagaaaagggggaaaaggagacgacttagtaaacgggcccgaggtcgaattatacctctaaccgtagtagttaaatcgataaaaaaaagagaaagttagtattagattagaaatctaatttaaccgcggtatatagccgactatgcaggggctaattaggggccctatttataattatcgtagctagcctaacctacggttagaacctcctttttatacttattacgtagatatttatatagtttaattaatctcttcgttaactacggttcgaactaactaccctgtaatagggatactatcACTACCTAAGGTACTGGATTTTGGGCCATCCGTCTACTCAACTCTTTCAACATACGGCCAAATGGCCTTGAAGACTATTATCAAAAGTTGAGTAGCGCCTGGAACTACTCTAACGACAGTGACCAAGTCCCAGAATGGCACATTACGCACAAATCCAGACTGGTTTTTGGAGAGTAGGTTGTTTTATATCAGGGTCTTACATGCCAGGTTAGTTCTCAGAAGATGGAGTAAATGCGTGGTCCGTCTAGGACTAAATTGACGCTTGAGCAACCACAACGGACCGGATCCAATCTGTAACTTGGAGGATGCAGATCACAGTATTCCAACGCAGGAGTTGCGTTCTCTCATGCCTAGTGTTTGTATGTTTGTCTGCTCAACTGTTAAATTGTTTGAATGTTTGTTCGTTTAATAGTTCCTGGTCAGTCGATTTCCTTTTTTGATTTCGTCGCCAGTAAAATCGAATCGCAACCTTCCAGCCAACCACGGCGATCCACGCACGGGAACCCCCGTCAGGATATGAAGTTAAATTGCGCCACCCGAGATTTTGTTCAAAAATCAAGTTCAAACGTCTTCAGAGACTCTTGGCAACCGTGCTATCGTGTAAAGCCTGCTCCGTGGGATGGTTGACAACGCGGACCAACGGCGCAACACATGTTGTTCTGCCCACGTGACCAACTGCCGCCCACATTATGCGATAATTTGCGCCGGATGGGATCTATCCGAGATGAACGCTTTCGAGCTTTAGCCGCTGGTTATGGTACGATTGCTGATGTTTGCTCTTTGCCAAACCCCTGGGACTCGACCATTGACCCCAGCAGAGGCGCGTGCCGGAGCTACTCCAACCCGCGCCACGCGAATGCAACCCCAGACCGGAACCATCAGCACCAGCCCTAAATCGTTAGTCTCGTTGAGGACTGCTGCGTTGGACGCGGGCGAAATGTGTTAAGCTTCAATGGCCACACCAATCATCGATGCGGTTATGGAACCGTTGACGTCCTTCTGTCGCTCGCGTGCTTGGCGGAGTCCATTGGAATGTTTGTTGACCACGCGCTACTTCGCTAATCTCAGACACAACGACTTTGCTTTCCAGTGAGCCATAAAGATGGAGAATGACCTCGTGGCAATGGAAAAGTTTCGTTTCCCAGTGTGCAAGAATATCAGACCGTGTTTGGACAAATACGCCTATCCGTAATCCTAGGTTAATCAAGGGCATCTTTTGAAGATGAGAACCTCACTCGCCGGACTGGCGTCTATTGCTGCGATGCAGCTAGGCGTTATGGCCGATCTTTCTAACTTGCACCTGAGATCTGGCGATGCAGTATGTACGCTTTTCAGAAATCTAGCAGGGGAAAACCGAGCTAACGTGACATAATTTTCAGTGCATCGTTCTCTCCGATCGATTACCAGGAAAGGTGTCATATCCCAATTCGACCCAGTACGCCATTTCGAACAACTACTGGTCAGCACCACAAGCTGAGGTTCATCCATCATGTTTCGTAATGCCTGGAAGCACAGGAGATGTTTCCGAGATTATCAAGACTCTCACTTCTCTCGGAGCACAGTTCACAGTCAAGAGCGGTGGTCACACGGCGTTCGCAGGAGGGTCGAATATCGAAGACGGTGTCACCATCGACCTCGCACGCATCAACAAGGTAACTGTGTCAGATGACCGTCAGACCGTGTCCGTTGGACCCGGGAACCGCTGGTACAACGTCTCACAAGTGCTCGATCCATTGGGTCTCGCCGTCGTCGGGGGCAGGGTGAACGATGTCGGCGTCAGCGGGCTTATCCTAGGAGGCGGTATCTCTTTCTTCTCGGGCGAGTATGGATGGGCTTGCGACAACGTGCGTAACTTCGAAGTCGTCCTGGCGTCCGGTGAGATTGTCGACGCCTCCCCGTCTGAGAACCCCGACTTATACTGGGCACTTCGTGGGGGTGGAGGCTCTAACTTTGGCGTCGTGACCCGGTTCGACCTCGTCGCGTTTGAACAGGGAGATGTGTGGCTTTACAACCCCATCTACACTCTAGCTTCGAGTTCAGATCTCGTGCCCGCATTCGTCGACCTGATTGTCGATGGTCTACCATCAGACCACGATGCACACACGTTCTTCGTGATTGCGAACTTTCCAGGCTATGGCGACATCATTGCGAACTACATGTACCACAGTAAACCTCCGGTGGTTGCAGAAGATGTGCCACCCGTCTTCGCTGACGCGATAGCCGTTCCCGGTGCTGTTTCAACAACGACACTGGTGGCCAACATCTCTACTCATATGATCAACCTTTCAGAACCCTATGGTATGCGCAAGTCGTGGTCAGGTACTTCTGTCTACCTCAAAAAGGGCTCGGCCCAGTTCCTTCAGGACATTATCCCGTTGTGGCAGGCTCATGCTCAGGATCTCATGGCTGCCGCCGGCAAAACAAACACAACTCTGTCACCTCTGCTCGTATATCAGCCGATCTCAATCAATATCATCGAGTCGATGCAGAAGAATGGCGGCAATGCCCTCGGGCTCGCGCCTGAAGATGGCCCGCTCGTTCATATTCAGGTCACCACGCACTGGGAGACGTCTAAGTTGGATTGCCTTGTGGAGGAAAGTGTCGCGAAGCTGATTGATGAGATTGATGCTCTGGCAGAGGAGAGAGGCCTTGCAGCAAAGTACATTTACATGAACTACGCGGGCAAACATCAGGATGTCTATGGAGGCTATGGATCCGAGAACCACGACCATTTGAAAAAGGTTTCCGAAAACTACGACCCGGAGAGGTTGTTAGAAAGGCTATGGAGGGGGTATTTCAAGGTATGAAGACTTGTTCGATTCTTGGAGTTTCCAGAAAGTGTGCCTAATTGGCGATGTCAATCTTCAATCAACTTGCACGTAACCTCATCCATGTACGTTATACCTCGATACGATCAACGTGTATCAACATTGCTAATTGTACTTGCAAAATCTGCTTCCTCCAAAGCCACAATGTTAGAAAGTCAACTCATGATTGTCATACTGTTCCATATCATATCGTAGACTAACCTTAATTGGCTTGCAAATAGAATGGCTGGTGCTTGGTTGGATGAAGAATTCCCATCTCGCGACCATCCGTATCAATGGTTATGACTTACAATCTACTTGGCTTACGCTACTACAGTTATCTGTTCACAGGTCATTGATTCGTATCGCATCTAAGTGACATTCTAAAGAACAACTGATACGCAAACCGAGTGCAAGCCTCAATCTCAATTGAGCTCGGGCTTGACGCCAAGATTGATTAGGGGGATGGTTCAAAACTTCCGCTCAAGCCTCTTGAATCTGATCATAGGTTCACTTTGATATACCCCGAGACAGGATGGATTGAAGCTGAGCAGTCAAGATATGCCCGGACTGATTGCTTgtgtttaattattattccgATCATGAAAGCTTTCGCTCTCTAAACACTGTTCCACGTAGTCTGCGATATCACGGCACTGTGGGAAGGCGCCATTGGCTGCTCTGTTGTCTCCAAATCGTTACAGTCTGCTGAAACGGTGAATCACAAGTAGGCCACAATTACTGGATTATAGATTCAAATTTAACGGTCAGTACAGCCATCCAGGTTCACACTCGTATGAACGATGTGGTCTGTTCTTCTTTGTCAGACTTCAATGGGTAATATCGCGAAATTATTCGTTGCGAGAACATCAGCATTTCGCAAGGGAAACCTAGTTCAACAACATTGGTTGCGCCTTGGCAAACTTATGAGGCAATTATTAGTCAGCCTTTATCCTGCGATTCGAGGTCAAGCGAATAGTCTGTGGGGCACGCCGAGATAATGAAGGCGCCGATCTCGCTATATCTAATCAATCTCTCAAACTTAATCACCTATTAAGCACTGTGTTTAAATATCAATAGAAGGCCTATCTATTCGTAGTCCTCTTTGATCCGTATTCATGTCCTTTCTAAAGTTGTCCTACACGTAAACACCCCATTGTCAAATCGCCCACCACGGATTGCCTCGGGCAAACCCGCCGATCACCGCTTTGGCCTCAATTCATTCGACTAGCCGCGATAAGCCGATAAAATTAGCCCACCCAGATAAACATCATGGATATCCAAATTTCGCAAGCAACGATAGACGACATCCCAGAAATCCTGGAACTCACCCAGAAAGCACGCGTGGACATGTACCCGCATCTGGATGAGCAGTGGCGTGCCATGAAGGCTGAGCAAGATCTCGCAACGTTCCAGAAGATATTTTTCGATCACCCAGATGGCGCCTTTATCGTCGCGAGATCAGAAAACCGAATTATAGCAACGGTTGGATATCAACACTACGATTACCGGTTTCCTCATCTCACTCTACTGCCCGATGGTGTGGTTGAAGTTGTGAGGCTTTTTGTGGTCCCAACTTGGCGGCGCGGCGGATTGGCATCCCGATTAGTTTCGGCTTTGGAGAAGGCGGCGAGAGAAGCAGGCCTGAAACAGTTGTATCTTCATACTCATCCGTTCCTGCCGGGAGCGATCAAGTTCTGGGAACGGCAGGGATTCGTCGTTTTAGATATTGATCGAGACGATGCTGTGTGGCAAACGACGCATATGAGCCGTAACCTTGACTGATGATAGAAATCACAGGCAATAACGGAAGAGCCAAGTTTGCCGAAGAACGAGCTCAACTCAACGATGGGAGTTTTGCTTGTGGATCTGGAAACCTCGATCCACGCACTGCGGCCATAAGATGTGGACTGGAAGGGTTGATAATGACTTAATTGGGCCAGCTGAGCTGTTGATGCTTGTAGTAGCTGTTGGTGTACGAGAAAGTAGTTGGATTGGGCAATCCCCTGATACTGTCTTTATCAGTTTATTGCATGCAAAAGTGGACTTCTGATTGCAATCTTCCGACATCTCATTTGATCTCCGAATTTTTCTATTGTTCAACGTTGAACCCAACAGCTGATAAAATCGTCTAATCACAACATGACGTACGATTGACTTGGTGAGATGTAGTTTCCGTGGGGCAACAATAGAACCATGGTTCTGTCTTTGGCTGGCCGGGGAATGGCAACTGCCCACATCTGTGTCCATAAGGATGCATGAGAAAGCTGAGTTGAGTTGTCGACAGGGATTGATCGAGGTCACCTCGTGTTGGTTGTGACTTCTGAACCCTGGCTACGGAACAATCACAGCGGGTCTGCATTTGTTAGTATACACGTaggcaggtcagaccttTTAGTCGCAACTAGGTCAATAGgtcagtataggtctattgcgtgtatataagaggggaagatcgtgggcagagcccgcggtcccttagtaagtataagtaagtagaagggtccgtctatACGGGCCtagactacctacctactacccctacctaactacttaataaggccccttttt of Colletotrichum lupini chromosome 8, complete sequence contains these proteins:
- a CDS encoding FAD binding domain-containing protein, which encodes MRTSLAGLASIAAMQLGVMADLSNLHLRSGDACIVLSDRLPGKVSYPNSTQYAISNNYWSAPQAEVHPSCFVMPGSTGDVSEIIKTLTSLGAQFTVKSGGHTAFAGGSNIEDGVTIDLARINKVTVSDDRQTVSVGPGNRWYNVSQVLDPLGLAVVGGRVNDVGVSGLILGGGISFFSGEYGWACDNVRNFEVVLASGEIVDASPSENPDLYWALRGGGGSNFGVVTRFDLVAFEQGDVWLYNPIYTLASSSDLVPAFVDLIVDGLPSDHDAHTFFVIANFPGYGDIIANYMYHSKPPVVAEDVPPVFADAIAVPGAVSTTTLVANISTHMINLSEPYGMRKSWSGTSVYLKKGSAQFLQDIIPLWQAHAQDLMAAAGKTNTTLSPLLVYQPISINIIESMQKNGGNALGLAPEDGPLVHIQVTTHWETSKLDCLVEESVAKLIDEIDALAEERGLAAKYIYMNYAGKHQDVYGGYGSENHDHLKKVSENYDPERLLERLWRGYFKV
- a CDS encoding acetyltransferase, which codes for MDIQISQATIDDIPEILELTQKARVDMYPHLDEQWRAMKAEQDLATFQKIFFDHPDGAFIVARSENRIIATVGYQHYDYRFPHLTLLPDGVVEVVRLFVVPTWRRGGLASRLVSALEKAAREAGLKQLYLHTHPFLPGAIKFWERQGFVVLDIDRDDAAITEEPSLPKNELNSTMGVLLVDLETSIHALRP